The following are encoded in a window of Cyanobacteria bacterium GSL.Bin1 genomic DNA:
- a CDS encoding type II/IV secretion system protein — protein sequence MTHSSSAKKRQRALTTLRDSSPFGNKLIQAGYASSKEIEQARQEVTQSEGKQSFTEALRAVTGKDLPPELYRQYKKHHLFELKIYYGVESLDPEVTDLEEYPITELIDDVIPLDLCRRHKLLPLTKRDTRPPSLLVGMVDPDELTAQDDLLRILRPKGLIAQRVVMTLEDYERIIGKYLDEQSAKEEKAAEDDQLDVTKDIANLDVEGLEEVNDEADADLEKSLGDAQAAPIINLVNRILIKALKEGVSDIHIEPQEEHVRVRMRRDGVLQKTFDHLPIKIAPAIAARFKIMAELDIAERRLPQDGKIRRRYQGRNVDFRVSSLPSRFGEKIVLRILDNSATQLGLDKLITDPASLDLVRNMASRPFGLILVTGPTGSGKSTTLYSILAERNDPGVNISTAEDPIEYTLPGITQVQVIREKGMDFASILRSFLRQDPDIILVGETRDKETAKTAIEAALTGHLVLTTLHTNDAAGAIARLDEMGVEPFMVSGSLIGVLAQRLMRRVCSECRIAYNPSQEELARFGLSAAKEEEITFYKANTLQPDEIETARQKNKLCSKCNGVGYKGRAGVYEIMAMSEHLQTLINEGAPTERIKEAAVEEGMKTLLSYSLNLVREGYTTLEEVERVTFTDSGLEAEIKAKRKSSLSCNTCSAELQPEWLDCPYCLTPRFQD from the coding sequence TGTCACCGGAAAAGACTTGCCACCGGAACTGTATCGTCAGTATAAAAAACATCATCTATTTGAATTAAAAATTTACTATGGGGTAGAGTCTCTTGATCCGGAAGTAACTGACCTTGAGGAATATCCAATTACAGAGTTAATTGACGATGTTATCCCCCTTGATCTGTGTCGTCGTCACAAATTGCTGCCTTTAACCAAGCGCGATACCCGTCCCCCATCGCTATTAGTGGGGATGGTAGACCCTGATGAACTTACCGCTCAAGATGATCTGCTCCGAATTCTTCGTCCCAAGGGATTGATTGCACAGCGGGTGGTCATGACTTTGGAGGATTATGAAAGAATCATTGGTAAATATCTAGATGAACAATCGGCTAAGGAAGAAAAAGCGGCAGAAGACGATCAACTCGATGTTACTAAAGACATCGCTAACCTCGATGTGGAAGGTTTAGAAGAGGTTAATGATGAAGCAGATGCCGATCTAGAAAAATCCCTGGGAGATGCCCAAGCAGCACCGATTATCAATCTGGTGAATCGGATTTTAATTAAAGCCTTGAAAGAAGGAGTATCTGATATTCATATTGAGCCGCAAGAAGAACATGTGAGAGTGCGAATGCGCCGGGATGGGGTTCTCCAAAAAACATTCGATCATTTGCCGATTAAAATTGCTCCCGCGATCGCAGCCCGTTTTAAGATTATGGCTGAATTAGATATTGCTGAACGGAGGCTACCGCAAGACGGTAAGATTCGCCGCCGATATCAAGGGCGTAATGTGGATTTTCGGGTGAGCAGTTTACCCAGTCGCTTCGGAGAGAAAATTGTGTTGCGGATTTTGGATAACAGTGCTACGCAGTTGGGGCTCGATAAATTAATTACCGATCCCGCTAGTCTCGACTTAGTGCGAAATATGGCAAGCCGCCCCTTTGGATTAATTCTCGTAACTGGTCCCACCGGCTCTGGGAAGTCAACCACACTGTACTCCATTTTGGCAGAACGCAATGATCCGGGGGTGAATATTAGCACAGCAGAAGACCCGATTGAATATACCTTACCCGGCATTACGCAGGTACAGGTTATTCGAGAAAAAGGAATGGATTTCGCGTCAATTTTACGGTCCTTTCTGCGGCAAGATCCCGATATTATTCTGGTGGGTGAGACGCGAGATAAAGAAACGGCAAAAACGGCAATTGAAGCCGCATTAACGGGACACTTAGTTTTAACGACCTTACACACCAATGATGCTGCCGGCGCGATCGCGCGCTTAGACGAAATGGGAGTGGAACCCTTTATGGTTTCGGGATCATTGATCGGAGTGCTAGCCCAACGTTTAATGCGTCGCGTTTGTAGTGAATGCCGAATTGCTTATAATCCCAGTCAAGAAGAATTAGCTCGTTTTGGTTTATCTGCCGCCAAAGAAGAAGAAATCACTTTCTACAAAGCCAACACCCTGCAACCGGATGAAATTGAAACAGCGCGTCAGAAAAATAAACTGTGCAGTAAATGCAATGGCGTCGGTTACAAAGGGCGGGCTGGGGTCTATGAAATCATGGCAATGAGCGAGCATTTACAAACTTTGATCAATGAAGGAGCACCCACCGAACGGATTAAAGAAGCTGCCGTGGAAGAAGGGATGAAAACGCTCCTGTCTTATAGCTTAAACCTCGTGCGAGAAGGATACACCACCTTAGAGGAAGTGGAACGAGTGACCTTTACCGACTCCGGTCTCGAAGCCGAAATTAAAGCCAAACGCAAGAGTTCACTCAGTTGCAATACTTGCTCAGCGGAACTGCAACCGGAATGGTTAGATTGCCCTTATTGTTTGACACCTCGCTTCCAAGATTAG